A window of the Persephonella sp. genome harbors these coding sequences:
- the mtaB gene encoding tRNA (N(6)-L-threonylcarbamoyladenosine(37)-C(2))-methylthiotransferase MtaB, whose translation MEKLKVAFSTLGCRMNHFETSAMEEEFENKGYILSGFEDKADIYVINTCTVTNDADRTSRKTIRQAKRRNPEAIVVATGCYAQVSPEELAKMEEVDLVIGNSHKTAVLELVEQYINEKRQDKVFIDNIFRKNEFETFQISTFYEGARPILKVQEGCNSFCSFCIIPFARGKVRSAKIDQIVQQVKILVDRGFKEIVLTGTQLSQFGYDHKEGFLYDLLNQLIKIDGLYRVRLSSMGINEIDDKLLGLITSEEKIAPHFHLSIQSGDDKVLKDMKRNYTVSQYAQVVNEIIKRRPDTAIGTDLITGFPTEDEKAFENTVKVIKELPFAYIHVFTYSERKGTAAQKIGDKVHPQEKKRRTKIIRQISEQKNKEFREKYLGKPLEVLVISERDGKKVGLTGNYIHIKFDSQKPINSVTEVVLTEVGDERENNIGKEI comes from the coding sequence ATGGAAAAACTGAAAGTTGCCTTTTCAACTTTAGGATGCAGGATGAACCACTTTGAAACCTCTGCAATGGAAGAAGAGTTTGAAAATAAAGGGTATATTCTGTCTGGATTTGAAGATAAAGCAGATATATATGTGATAAATACCTGCACAGTCACAAATGATGCCGATAGAACTTCCAGAAAAACAATCAGACAGGCAAAAAGGAGAAATCCTGAGGCCATTGTAGTTGCGACAGGTTGTTATGCACAGGTATCCCCAGAAGAACTGGCAAAAATGGAAGAAGTTGACCTTGTTATTGGAAATTCCCATAAAACAGCTGTTTTGGAGCTGGTTGAGCAATATATAAATGAAAAAAGACAGGATAAAGTTTTTATAGATAATATCTTCAGGAAAAATGAGTTTGAAACATTCCAAATAAGCACTTTTTATGAAGGTGCCCGTCCTATCCTGAAGGTACAGGAAGGATGTAATAGTTTCTGCTCATTTTGTATTATCCCATTCGCAAGGGGAAAAGTCAGAAGTGCCAAAATAGACCAGATTGTCCAGCAGGTGAAAATTCTTGTTGATAGAGGCTTTAAAGAAATTGTTTTAACAGGAACACAGCTTTCCCAGTTCGGATACGACCATAAAGAGGGATTTTTATATGATTTGTTAAATCAGCTTATTAAAATAGATGGACTTTACAGAGTAAGGCTTTCCTCAATGGGAATTAATGAGATAGATGATAAACTTCTTGGTCTGATAACTTCAGAGGAAAAAATTGCTCCCCATTTCCATCTGTCTATCCAGTCCGGTGATGATAAAGTTCTAAAAGATATGAAAAGAAATTATACCGTTTCCCAATATGCACAGGTAGTTAATGAGATTATTAAAAGAAGACCTGATACAGCAATTGGAACAGATTTAATAACAGGTTTTCCAACAGAGGATGAAAAGGCTTTTGAAAATACTGTAAAAGTGATAAAAGAACTGCCTTTTGCATATATACATGTTTTTACATATTCAGAAAGAAAAGGAACAGCAGCCCAGAAAATAGGAGATAAAGTTCATCCACAGGAGAAAAAAAGAAGAACAAAAATAATAAGACAGATCTCTGAACAAAAAAATAAAGAATTTAGAGAAAAATACTTAGGCAAGCCATTGGAAGTCCTTGTTATATCAGAAAGAGACGGAAAGAAGGTGGGGCTTACAGGGAATTATATTCATATAAAATTTGATTCTCAAAAACCAATAAACAGTGTAACAGAAGTTGTTTTAACGGAGGTTGGGGATGAAAGGGAAAATAACATTGGAAAGGAGATTTAA
- a CDS encoding redoxin domain-containing protein: MKGKITLERRFKMRKVIMAFLTVFSLSFAFDNTLVGKEFRDFTSIDESGKVVKASQVIDHKPAVIIFFAIGDQPGTFKFLPHMNELYDKYKDKVVFMAVLLSRSDKKEVQELKKLLPLKIPVYRGYRDAIENYKIRKVDVPLIILVDKDGLITNIVARPESEMEEVYPFEKNLKKENTLEGRTAQSIKLLDKYIQKLIQE, from the coding sequence ATGAAAGGGAAAATAACATTGGAAAGGAGATTTAAGATGAGAAAAGTAATAATGGCATTTTTAACTGTTTTTTCGCTGAGTTTTGCATTTGATAATACACTGGTAGGAAAGGAGTTTAGAGATTTTACCTCTATTGATGAGTCTGGCAAAGTTGTAAAAGCATCACAGGTAATAGACCATAAGCCTGCTGTAATTATATTCTTTGCTATAGGTGACCAGCCGGGAACATTTAAATTTCTGCCCCATATGAATGAGCTTTATGACAAATATAAAGACAAAGTTGTGTTTATGGCTGTTCTGTTAAGCAGGTCTGATAAAAAAGAAGTTCAAGAACTAAAAAAATTACTTCCATTAAAAATACCCGTCTATCGTGGATATAGGGATGCTATTGAGAATTATAAAATCAGAAAAGTTGATGTTCCTCTTATAATCCTCGTTGATAAGGATGGTCTTATTACAAATATAGTTGCAAGACCAGAGTCTGAAATGGAAGAAGTTTATCCTTTTGAAAAGAACTTGAAAAAAGAAAACACCCTTGAAGGTAGAACTGCCCAAAGTATAAAGCTTTTGGACAAATACATTCAAAAACTAATTCAGGAGTAA
- a CDS encoding ankyrin repeat domain-containing protein — protein sequence MEKIRLLKKLIDAVMEGDYDEVYRLVDMLNVDLNQIYEYEGSPLHVAVKERDIELVKYFLDKGADPNIKGAFGETPLHIAVDRGYLDIVKLLLEKGADPNVQSNEGNTPLHLSVIASSADIAYELISHGANKEIKNKFGKTPLDLAMELNDEKMIKILS from the coding sequence ATGGAAAAGATAAGACTACTTAAAAAGCTAATAGATGCTGTAATGGAAGGGGATTATGATGAAGTTTACAGGCTGGTTGATATGCTGAATGTAGACTTAAATCAGATTTATGAATATGAAGGAAGTCCCTTACATGTTGCCGTAAAAGAGAGAGATATAGAACTGGTTAAATATTTTTTAGATAAAGGAGCAGACCCTAATATAAAAGGTGCTTTCGGAGAGACTCCTCTACATATCGCTGTTGATAGAGGATATCTTGATATAGTTAAACTGCTTCTTGAAAAAGGGGCAGACCCTAACGTCCAAAGTAATGAAGGAAATACACCTCTTCATTTATCAGTTATAGCAAGCTCTGCAGATATAGCTTATGAACTTATATCACATGGAGCTAATAAGGAAATAAAGAACAAATTCGGAAAAACACCATTAGATTTAGCAATGGAACTCAACGACGAAAAGATGATTAAGATTTTATCCTAA
- a CDS encoding 7-carboxy-7-deazaguanine synthase QueE, with product MQKIRVVEIFNSIEGEGRLIGYPVSFIRLEGCNLRCSWCDTPYSYDTGSYKLMSIEEILDTIKDFSNKKVCITGGEPLVNEGFDPLFEALIKESYYVILETNGTVYRKIIGKLYPEYSENIYVVCSPKPDSNYMVHRDLKPYISEMKLVVDEFLTENIVSAFVDFPITLQPEGNKQKYFEKALKIQKSLIKKGIEVRIIPQIHKFFRIN from the coding sequence ATGCAAAAAATAAGAGTAGTAGAAATATTTAATTCCATAGAAGGTGAAGGCAGGCTTATAGGATATCCGGTTTCTTTTATAAGACTGGAAGGATGTAATCTGAGATGTTCCTGGTGTGATACCCCCTATTCCTATGATACCGGTTCTTATAAATTAATGTCTATTGAAGAAATACTGGACACTATAAAAGATTTTTCCAATAAAAAAGTATGTATAACAGGTGGAGAACCCCTTGTTAATGAAGGGTTTGACCCTCTCTTTGAGGCTTTAATCAAAGAAAGTTACTATGTAATTCTTGAAACTAACGGCACAGTTTATAGAAAAATCATTGGAAAGTTATATCCAGAATATAGTGAAAATATATATGTTGTCTGTTCACCAAAGCCAGATAGTAATTACATGGTTCACAGAGATTTAAAACCATACATATCAGAGATGAAACTTGTTGTTGATGAATTTTTAACTGAAAATATTGTTTCTGCTTTTGTAGATTTCCCAATAACCCTTCAACCTGAGGGAAATAAGCAGAAATATTTTGAAAAAGCACTAAAGATACAAAAATCCTTGATAAAAAAAGGTATAGAAGTCAGAATAATTCCCCAGATACACAAATTTTTTAGAATTAATTGA
- a CDS encoding rhodanese-like domain-containing protein, translating to MKKLAVILGMFIFVKAFAYTDVSAEEFAKLMKKPDAIILDVRTFLEYQKDGHIKGANLIPVQVFRFIWLAGLKDKTVLVYCRSGNRSVVASKMLEQMGLKHVYNLKGGILEWKAKNFPVEYNQK from the coding sequence ATGAAAAAATTAGCTGTTATTCTTGGAATGTTTATTTTTGTAAAAGCTTTTGCCTATACCGATGTTTCAGCAGAAGAATTTGCTAAATTAATGAAAAAACCTGATGCAATTATTCTTGATGTTAGAACATTTCTTGAATATCAAAAAGATGGTCATATAAAAGGAGCAAATCTTATTCCCGTTCAAGTTTTTAGATTTATATGGCTTGCAGGATTAAAGGATAAAACTGTTCTTGTTTACTGTAGAAGTGGAAATAGAAGCGTTGTGGCCAGCAAAATGCTGGAACAGATGGGGTTGAAACATGTTTATAACCTGAAAGGCGGCATTTTAGAATGGAAAGCTAAGAACTTTCCTGTTGAGTATAATCAGAAATAA
- the ybeY gene encoding rRNA maturation RNase YbeY, with the protein MNKILISKDIYDRHITKKFVKEVAEKILKELNLDNVELSITLTDNDTIQQINKEWRKKDKPTDVLSFPIDEKPPGYKYKILGDVIISLPFAKKQAKEIGLSYKEEIVRLLTHGILHLLGYDHETCPAEAKRMFDLQDRIFEKVISDYTQQESS; encoded by the coding sequence ATGAACAAAATTCTAATAAGTAAGGATATATACGACAGGCATATCACAAAGAAATTTGTGAAAGAAGTTGCAGAGAAAATCCTAAAAGAACTCAATCTGGACAATGTGGAACTTAGTATAACCCTGACAGACAACGATACAATACAGCAGATAAATAAAGAATGGCGAAAAAAGGATAAACCAACAGATGTTCTGTCTTTCCCTATAGATGAAAAACCTCCGGGGTATAAATACAAAATACTGGGAGATGTGATTATCTCCCTTCCTTTTGCAAAAAAACAGGCAAAAGAAATAGGGCTCTCATACAAAGAAGAAATAGTCAGGTTACTAACCCACGGAATTTTACATTTGCTTGGTTATGATCATGAAACCTGCCCTGCAGAAGCCAAAAGAATGTTTGACCTGCAGGACAGAATATTTGAAAAGGTTATTTCTGATTATACTCAACAGGAAAGTTCTTAG
- a CDS encoding PhoH family protein: MQKVASYFEGGHQLSPQDVRNLAVGYKNETPQQQVVGNYEAILFTHRKKPIMAKTPSQKAYIETIKKNDITFGVGPAGTGKTYLAMAMAVSYLKQQKVNRIILTRPAVEAGEKLGFLPGTLTEKVDPYLRPLYDALYEMVDPDKIRDMLEKNIIEIAPLAFMRGRTLNDAFIILDEAQNTTKEQMKMFLTRIGFGSKAVITGDITQIDLPKVSQSGLIEALEVLKDVKGIGICRFSEKDVVRHPVVQRIITAYDKYEREKENEQNSNK; encoded by the coding sequence ATGCAAAAAGTGGCTTCTTATTTTGAAGGAGGTCATCAATTATCCCCCCAAGATGTGAGAAATCTGGCTGTTGGATACAAAAATGAAACTCCTCAGCAGCAGGTTGTCGGAAATTATGAAGCAATTTTGTTCACCCATAGAAAAAAACCAATAATGGCCAAAACCCCATCACAAAAGGCATACATAGAGACAATAAAGAAAAATGATATAACTTTCGGAGTGGGTCCTGCAGGAACAGGTAAAACATATCTTGCAATGGCAATGGCTGTTTCATACCTGAAACAACAAAAAGTAAACAGAATAATCCTGACAAGACCGGCAGTAGAAGCAGGGGAAAAACTTGGATTTCTCCCAGGAACATTAACAGAAAAAGTTGACCCATACCTCAGACCTTTATACGATGCTTTATATGAAATGGTTGACCCTGACAAGATTAGAGATATGCTGGAAAAAAATATTATAGAAATTGCACCGCTGGCATTTATGAGGGGAAGAACCCTTAATGATGCTTTTATCATTCTTGATGAAGCACAAAACACAACAAAAGAACAGATGAAAATGTTCTTGACGAGAATAGGTTTTGGTTCAAAGGCGGTTATCACAGGTGATATAACACAGATTGACCTGCCAAAAGTTAGTCAGTCAGGCTTAATAGAAGCCCTTGAAGTTCTTAAAGATGTAAAAGGTATTGGAATATGCAGATTTTCTGAAAAAGATGTGGTAAGACACCCTGTAGTCCAGAGAATTATTACAGCTTACGACAAATATGAAAGGGAAAAAGAAAATGAACAAAATTCTAATAAGTAA
- the rimM gene encoding ribosome maturation factor RimM (Essential for efficient processing of 16S rRNA) → MAKEEMVIAGKIHGTHGVRGDLKIEIFPPNFKLPETIYIKDKEGKFQPLQVEAFSRKKGLIKFKGYDDLDKAKKIKHKYFYVETSKLPKPAKDTFYEYQLIDADVIYNDKVVGKIIKVDDRLSTAYLIIKCTDEKIRHLPFIKEFVKEIDVENKKVYIHPPEGWFSL, encoded by the coding sequence ATGGCTAAAGAGGAAATGGTCATTGCTGGAAAGATACACGGAACACATGGGGTTAGAGGAGACCTTAAAATAGAGATATTTCCACCTAATTTTAAACTGCCGGAAACTATTTATATAAAAGACAAAGAAGGTAAATTCCAACCTCTACAGGTTGAAGCATTTTCAAGAAAAAAAGGCCTAATAAAATTCAAAGGATACGATGATTTAGATAAAGCAAAAAAGATAAAACACAAATATTTTTATGTAGAAACCTCTAAGCTTCCCAAACCTGCCAAAGATACATTCTACGAATACCAACTTATAGATGCCGATGTTATTTATAATGACAAAGTTGTAGGAAAAATTATAAAAGTAGATGATAGATTATCAACGGCTTACCTAATAATAAAGTGCACTGATGAAAAAATTAGGCATTTACCGTTTATAAAAGAATTTGTAAAAGAGATAGATGTAGAAAATAAAAAGGTTTATATTCATCCACCAGAAGGGTGGTTTTCACTTTAA
- a CDS encoding biopolymer transporter ExbD: MNFRKYMRTQDTGFVVDMTALVDIAFIIILFLGIVSTLAPISSINVELPQATAEKTSIEPVKIFVDKDGNYYIGNQKVTDAEIAQFLKSKNAKSLVVIADRRVEYGKVVHLMDIAKQNGIEEINIATRRGGQ; encoded by the coding sequence ATGAATTTTAGAAAATATATGAGGACACAGGATACAGGCTTTGTCGTTGATATGACAGCCCTTGTTGATATTGCTTTCATAATTATATTATTTTTAGGAATAGTAAGCACTCTTGCCCCTATATCATCAATAAATGTTGAATTACCACAGGCAACAGCTGAAAAAACGTCAATAGAACCTGTAAAGATATTTGTTGATAAAGATGGTAATTACTATATCGGCAACCAAAAAGTAACAGATGCAGAAATTGCCCAGTTTCTAAAATCAAAAAATGCAAAATCCCTTGTGGTTATAGCAGATAGAAGAGTTGAATATGGTAAGGTTGTTCACCTGATGGATATTGCAAAACAAAACGGTATTGAAGAAATAAATATAGCCACAAGAAGAGGTGGTCAGTAA
- a CDS encoding MotA/TolQ/ExbB proton channel family protein — protein sequence MEYIIQIFQKGGPIMYPLLFLGILAIAFIIERLYSLSSRKTFPVRKLEEISFYIQEGRFAEAITIAKNTNSVATTLVAGILEAYIRGRKDEQQLKTVAEEIARAEIPKLEGYINAIGAIAAIAPLLGFLGTVVGMIQVFEALSVEGLSNPQVLSAGISQALITTAFGLSIAIPTLAAYWYFRSKLSFIVSQMENLATELIYQLTELSSKEGEQK from the coding sequence ATGGAATATATAATCCAGATTTTCCAGAAAGGTGGACCTATAATGTATCCCCTTTTATTTCTGGGGATATTGGCAATAGCATTTATTATTGAGCGGTTATACTCCCTTTCATCAAGAAAAACCTTTCCTGTTAGAAAGTTAGAAGAGATATCCTTTTACATACAGGAAGGTAGATTTGCAGAAGCCATAACAATAGCAAAAAATACAAACTCTGTGGCAACAACACTTGTGGCAGGGATACTTGAGGCATACATAAGAGGAAGAAAAGATGAGCAGCAACTTAAAACTGTTGCAGAAGAAATAGCAAGAGCTGAAATTCCTAAACTTGAAGGTTATATAAATGCCATTGGCGCCATTGCTGCCATTGCACCACTGCTCGGTTTCCTTGGAACAGTTGTCGGGATGATACAGGTTTTTGAGGCGCTATCTGTTGAAGGTCTTTCTAATCCTCAGGTATTATCTGCAGGAATATCACAGGCATTAATAACAACAGCTTTTGGTCTTTCTATTGCTATTCCAACCCTTGCAGCATACTGGTATTTCAGATCTAAATTATCATTTATTGTTTCCCAGATGGAAAATCTGGCTACAGAGCTTATATATCAACTTACAGAACTTTCCAGCAAGGAAGGTGAGCAAAAATGA